The uncultured Dysgonomonas sp. genome contains the following window.
AACCCAATGGCCGAAACGACCGAGATAACTATAATAGATTGAACCGACGAGGGCTCAAAAATGGTCTCCATTAACCAATCCATGACATTACACAACGTTAGAAATGCTGTGCAAAGGTAAGACAATAAAAACGAATGCGCCAATATTGCACGAATGAAAATTGTGGTAAGTATCTGAATATTTTCAGAAAAGCTTTATCTATATGTAAAAAGCAATCGTTCTTTGAAATGTTTATAAAACTTCAATATAATCAGAGATATAAATAATAAAAAGTATTTAGATATTTAACAACAGAGATTAATTCACTCAAAAAAACAAGGGTTGTCCCATAAATAAAGTTGTATCTTCAAAGTGTTACCCTCTTTGTCATTCTGAGTACAACGAAGAATCTCGACATTGAGAAACGAGATGTTTCATTCCGTTCAACATGACAAAAGATACCAAAATTTATTTATGAGACAGCCACCCGTTAAATAATACTTTATATCGTTTCTATCTTAAATCCCGCCTTCTGTACAGTATCTATCACTTCATTTTCGGTGATACCATCCGATACTACAGTCAGTACCTTATTCTTATTAGCGGTATCTACATTCCAGTTAGAGATACCTTTCACTTCATCGAGGAACGGGGTTACTTTGGCGATACATCCGCCACAATTAATATTGGTCTTAAATGTAAATGTCTTTGTTTCCATATGTTTAATGAGTTGTAAGTTATGAGTAATAAGTTTTTTAGAATTCTAGTATACTAGACACTAGTACTCTAAAATTTATTTTTCGTTTTTCACTTTTCGTTTTTCCTAAATTCTTATCTCTTCCATTTCAGTCGTAAACTATTGCTTACCACACTGACACTGCTCAACGCCATCGCAGCGCCTGCTATCATCGGATTAAGTAAAAAGCCGTTGATGGGGAAAAGGATACCGGCGGCAACAGGAATCCCTATCAGGTTATATATAAATGCCCAGAACAGGTTTTGCCGTATAGTAGCCACTGTTTGCCGCGACAGCTTAATCGCTTCGGGTATTTTGGTGAGGTCTGATGATATAATTGTCATCTTTGCCACATCCATAGCTATATCGCTGCCTTTACCCATCGCTATGCTCAAATCTGCCTGAGCCAGCGCTGTACTGTCATTGATCCCGTCTCCGACCATCGCTACTACTTTACCTTCTGCTTGCAATTGCTTTATAAATTCAGCCTTTTGGTGAGGCAATACCTCAGCTTTATAGTGTTTTATACCAGTCCGTGCGGCTATCTCCTTTGCTGTGGATTCGTTGTCTCCGGTAAGCATATACACCTCTATTCCGGATGATTGTAATTGCCGGACAGCGGTTTGCGAAGTAGCCTTTATCTCATCGGCAATGGCAACGACTGCAATGGCCTGTTTATCATCGGCAAACCAGATTACAGTTTTAGACTGGGAACTAAGTTCTTTTGCTTTATTGTTTAGAACTTCATTTATAGCAATATTGTTCTCATTCAGCAATTTATAATTTCCGACAAAGTATAATTGCCCGTCAACAAAGCCTTTAGCTCCTTTTCCCGTAATACTTTCGAAACCGGAAACAGGAATAGACGCCTCTGCATTGAAATATCGTACCACAGCCTCTGCCAGCGGATGCTCCGACTGCTTCTCCAGACTTAGTAAAGCGGCTTTCGGGCTGTCATCATTATTCAGCCAGAGAATATCGGTTACCTGAGGTTTACCTTCTGTTATGGTTCCGGTCTTGTCCAGCACGACTGCGTTTATCTTTTTTGCCTGTTCGAGGCTTTCGGCATCTTTTATCAGAATGCCTTTTTCAGCACCCTTCCCTACCCCGACCATTATCGCTGTCGGCGTGGCAAGTCCCAAAGCACATGGGCAGGCAATAATGAGCACCGTTACCAATGCAAGTAAGCCATGAGTAAATCCATTGTTACCACCCAATATCAGCCAAATAATGAAAGACACAATTGCAATGCTTATCACTATAGGAACAAAAATTCCGGCTATTTTATCAACCAGTTTTTGCACCGGAGCTTTGCTGCCCTGCGCTTCCTGCACCATCTTTATAATTTGAGCAAGCATAGTTTCGGAGCCTACTTTCTCAGCCTTGAAGCGGAAACTACCCTTTTGGTTTATTGTTCCGGCAAACACTTTTCCATCCGCTTCTTTCAATACGGGGACAGGCTCTCCGCTCAACATACTTTCGTCCACATATGATGTACCCTCTGTAACCCGTCCGTCGACTGCAATTTTTTCTCCAGGCTTTACTAGAATCAGGTCGCCTATATTTACATTTTCAATTGGGATTTGATTGTGACTACCATCTTCTTGTATTATCGTTACGGTCTTCGGTTGTAATCTCATCAGTTTTTTTATGGCAGACGAAGTATTCCCTTTTGCCTTTTCTTCCAGCAAGCGTCCTAATAGAATAAATGCAATGATAACGCTGGCAGCCTCGAAATAGACATGAGGTTCTACTCCTCTTGCTATCCAGAAATCAGGGAACAGCGTATTGAACACACTGAACAAATAAGCCACACTTGTACTCAATGCCACAAGCGTATCCATATTGGCAGATCTGTGCTTTGCCTGTTTCCACGCATTAATAAAGAAATCTTTACCCAACCAGAAAATAACAGGAGTGGAAAGCACCCACATTATTTCGTTGGCATAAGGTATACGCATAAAGAACATCCCTATCGCAACTACCGGTATAGAAAAGATTATGGCTAATATCGTTTTGCGTTTCAGATCGCCGAATTTCTTCCGGTGAATTTCTTCCAAAGTTTCAGCCGTTGTATTCTTATCTTCTTCGATAAGCAGATCATATCCCCCGTCCTGAATGGCATCACGCATATTCTCGGGCGATATTTCATCCGGTAAATACTCTACAGCCAATGTCGCAGTAGCAAAGTTAACCGATGCATTTACCACCCCTTTCAGTCCCTTAACAATACTCTCCGCGCTTATAGCACACGACGCGCATGACATCTGGAGTACGGGGAACGTCTTCTTTACTGTATTATCTGTTGCTTTCATAATCTTCATCTTTTGATTATACAAAGATGGCAACAAAATAACCGGAAATTGTTATACTATTCTTTGGAAAGTTTATGAGATTTACACCTCATCCAATGGTTTTCGCTTGTTAGTTCTTATTTGTTTGAAATGGCTCGGAGTCAGTCCCGTTACTTTCTTAAACTGGGCGCTAAGGTGAGCTACACTGGAATAATTCAAGTTAAAAGCTATTTCATTCAATGTTAGTTCGTCATACACCAGCAGCTCCTTTACTCTTTCTATTTTCTGGGCTATAAAATACTTTTCTATCGTAGTACCCTCTACTTCCGAAAACAGATTGCTGATATAATTATAATCGTGATGAAGTTTCTCACTAATATAATCGGACAGATTAATTTTCAGATTATTGTTATTATAATGTACCAACTCTATAATAAGGTTCTTTACCTGTTCTATCAAACGGCCTTTTTTATCGTCTATCAATGAAAAGCCCAGAGATTCGAGTATCCCGCTTAGCTTATTTTTTTGCTCTGTGGTTAGTTTCTTTTCGAGGTGGACTTCTCCCAATCGAACTGAAAGTGGTTGTATATCCAGTCTTTCGAGTTCCGATTCTACAACCATTATACAACGGTTGCAAACCATATTTTTTATATATAATACTTCCATAAATTTATCTATATATTATAAATCCGCAAAAAGTATACCATGTAATTACGGAATAATCAACGATGGATACTTTAATAGATAATATTAAACAATAATAGCGATATAAAGTTACAACTCTTTTTTATTTCATTAAATTTGAAACTCTTTAATATAAATATATGAATTTAGAACATATCACATCCGAAGTCTGCAAAATAGCTACCGAAGGCGGGCACTTTCTTGCAAAGGAGAGAAAAGTTTTTCAAAGAAACAGAGTAGAAGAAAAAAATGCACACGACTATGTGTCTTATGTAGACAAGGAGACTGAAAAACTTCTGGTAAAAAAATTATCGGTCTTATTTCCGGAAGCCGGATTTGTCACCGAAGAGGAAACTATAAAAACCGAAGAAAAAGACTATTGCTGGGTTATCGATCCGCTTGACGGAACAACCAACTTTATTCACGACAACGCTCCGTACTGCGTAAGCATAGCCCTTACCTACAAATCGAAACCATTAATAGGCGTTGTATATGAAGTATGCCGTGAAGAATGCTTTTATGCATGGAAAGGCGGTAACGCGTACCTGAATGGAAAACAGATATCAGTATCAGCCACGAACGATATAAACAAGGCTCTGGTGGGGCTTGACTTACCATACAACGACAAAGAGTACAAACCTCTGATGAACCACTTGATGGATCAGCTATACGGTAAAGCATCGAGTATCCGCGTCAATGGTTCGGCTGCCATGTCGTTATGCTATGTAGCTGCCGGACGGTTCGATATATGGTGTGAAGCATTTATCAAACCATGGGATTTTATGGCGGGCGCGATTATTGTAGAAGAAGCCGGTGGCCGTATTTCAAATTTCGAAGGACAGGAACTTCTTTTCAATAACCATCATATCGTAGCATCGAATAATACTGTGATACATGATGAAATACTTGCATTGATACAACCTTTTTTTAGCTTTATCAAGTAAAACCAATTTTATTTTAATATCCGGTCTTTATATTTAACTGTTTTTTTCTTTAGCGCATTGCAAGAGATGCCAAAAAGTAATACTTTTGCAAGTCTTTAATCTGATTAAAAAGAAAAATGGGAAAAACCCTTGACATTGATTCTATATACACACTTTTATTTAAAGAAAAAAAACTGGTTGTTGATAAAGATAGCATCGACCATGTACAACAAAGCTACAACTTTCTGAAAAAATTTTCGGAGGATAAAATCATATATGGTATCAATACCGGATTTGGCCCTATGGCTCAATATCGTGTCGATGACAACTTCCTTACCAATCTTCAGTACAATATTATCCGCAGCCATTCCACAGGGGCAGGTAAACCATTGGAGCCTCTCTATGTGAAATCCGCGATGATAGTACGTCTGAATAACTTATTGCAGGGGAAATCAGGTATCCACCCCGAACTGATTCATTTATTAGCGGAATTTATCAACCGCAGCATCTGCCCGTTTGTACCCGAGCATGGCAGCGTAGGAGCAAGTGGCGACCTTGTACAATTGGCTCATATCGCGCTAGCTTTAATAGGTGAAGGTGAAGTGTTTTACAATGGTGAACTGAGAAATACGGCCGAGGTATTTGATGAAAACAGATTGAAGCCAATCTCTATGCACATACGTGAAGGCCTTTCGGTAACTAATGGAACTTCTGTGATGACAGGAATCGGCATTGTAAATCTCATATATGCAAAGAGATTGCTACACTGGGCCGTTGCGGCATCAGTAATGATAAATGAGATAGCCTCTTCGTATGATGACTTTATGTCCGAAGAACTGAATGCGACAAAACACCATAAAGGTCAGAAAGAGATAGCCAAGATGATGCGTAAATGGAGCAAGGGAAGTTCCAGTTTACGCAAGCGTGAGAATTACCTGTATAATAAAGAGAACAAAGAAAAAATACTTAAACATAAAGTCCAGCCATATTATTCATTACGTTGCGTTCCTCAGATATTAGGCCCTGTATACGATACTTTGGTAAATACGGAGGAAGTATTGGTTAACGAAACCAATTCGGCCTGCGATAACCCTATTGTAGACAAAGAAAGCGGAAATGTATATCATGGCGGAAATTTCCACGGCGATTATGTGTCCTTTGAAATGGATAAACTGAAAATAGCTGTAACAAAAATGGCCATGCTTTCCGAGAGACAGCTCAATTACCTGTTTCACGACCGGATAAATGATATACTTCCTCCCTTTGTAAATATGGGTGTACTGGGATTGAACTACGGGTTACAAGCTGCGCAATTTACAGCAACCTCTACCACGGCAGAGTGCCAGACACTCTCCTACCCGATGTATGTACACAGTATACCGAATAACAATGACAACCAGGACATTGTAAGTATGGGAACAAATTCAGCCCTACTTGCCAAAACTGTAATAGACAACGGATATCAGGTTATGTCTGTTTTATTTATGGCGATAACACAGGCGATAGATTGCCTGAATATACAAAACGATTTATCAAAGAATACAAAAGTAATCTACGATGAAATAAGGGATATCTTCCCTAAATTTGTAGAAGATACGCCGAAATACAAAGAGATAAGTAAGCTGACGAATTACCTAACGAATAAAGAGATAGAAAAAATTTCATGATGAAATACGCTTTAGTAACAGGAGCCAGCAAAGGAATCGGCAGAGCAACCAGCCTCAAACTTGCCGAAATGGGATATTTTATCCTCATCAACTATAATTCGAGCCGTGAAGACGCGGAAAAAACATTAGAATTGGTTAAGGAAAAAGGCTCTGACGGTGAACTGCTGAAATTTGATGTATCGGATGCCGCCGAAACAAAGTCGGTACTTGATACATGGACAGCGCAACATAAAAACGAATATATAGAAGTTCTGGTAAATAACGCAGGTATCAGAAAAGATAACCTGATGATATGGATGCCCGAAGAAGACTGGACAAGTGTCTTAAACATCAGCCTCAACGGCTTCTTCCATGTGACCCAGTATATGTTGAAAAATATGCTGGTAAAGAGATTCGGCCGAATTATAAATATTGTATCTTTGTCCGGCATTAAAGGAATGAAAGGACAGGCAAACTATTCGGCAGCCAAAGGCGGCCTTATAGCAGCAACTAAAGCGCTTGCAGCTGAAGTCGGTCCCCGAAATGTGACTGTAAATGCCGTAGCTCCGGGATTCATACAAACAGATATGGTGAAAGACCTGCCCGAAGAAGAGTTGAAAAAACTGATACCTGTAGGACGCTTCGGCACAGCAGAAGAGGTAGCGTCATTAGTAGGTTTTCTGGCTTCGAAAGAAGCATCATACATCACAGGCGAAGTAATTTCCATTAATGGCGGCATATATACCTGATAATACTATAAATACATAAATGAGGAGAGTTGTTATAACAGGCATGGGAATTTATTCCTGCATCGGAAAAAATCTTGATGAGGTAAAAGAATCGCTATATCATGGCAAATCGGGTATAGGCATCGACCCCGAAAGACTGGACTTCGGTTTCCTTTCCCCGCTGACAGGCATAATAGAAAGGCCTGACATGAAAAAACTTCTCGATCGTAAAAAACGTAACTTCTTAGCCGAACAAGGCGAATATGCATATGTTGCTACTCTCGAAGCTTTCCGGAATGCAGGAATAGACGATGCATTCCTCGAAGCGAATGAAGTAGGTGTACTTTATGGAAATGATAGCAGTGCACTCCCTGTTATAGAAGCTGCCGATATTATCCGTAACAAGAAGAATACGGTGCTCGTTGGCTCAGGATCAATCTTCCAGTCGATGAACTCGACCGTAACAATGAATCTCTCGGTTATTTTCAAGCTGAGAGGAATCAATCTCACTGTTTCAGGCGCATGTGCCAGTGGTTCACATGCTATCGGATTAGCATACTTCCTCATCAAAAACGGTTTACAGGATTGTATCCTTTGCGGAGGCGCACAGGAAGTAAACCCATATTCGGTAGGTAGTTTCGATGGATTGGGAACATTTTCCAAATTGACAGATGAACCGACCAAAGCATCCCGCCCATTCGACAAGAACAGGGACGGGCTTATTCCGAGTGGCGGTGCCGCCAGTCTGGTAGTGGAAAGCTACGAATCTGCGGTGCGACGTGGAGCTAACATTCTGGCAGAAGTAATCGGATATGGATTCTCTTCAAACGGGGACCATATATCTACTCCGAATATAGACGGGCCCATCCGTTCTTTGGAAATGTGCCTGAAAGACGCCAATGTAAAGCCGGAGGAAATCGGATATATAAACGCGCATGCCACATCTACTCCTATCGGGGATATGAATGAAGCCAAAGCAATAAGCACTGTGCTTGGAGAACATAAACCTTTTGTCACATCGACTAAATCGATGACAGGACACGAAATGTGGATGGCAGGAGCCAGCGAGGCAATCTATTCAATATTGATGATGAATAATAACTTCATCGCTCCGAATCTTAATTTTGAAGAAGCAGACGAAGCCTCGGCTTTGCTTAATATACCTAATAAACGTATTGATACATCATTTGACATGTTCCTATCCAACTCATTCGGTTTTGGAGGAACAAATTCAACCCTGATAATTAAAAAATTCAAAGAGTAACTAGTCCTGATGGAAATGACGAACGAAGAGATAATCGAGAAAATAAGAACGACTTTAGCCGAAGAGTTTGAAGTAGATGTAGAAACTATCCAGCCGGATGCGCCTCTGATCGAGACACTGGAAATGGATAGCCTCGACTTTGTAGATATGGTCGTACTGATAGAACAGAATTTCGGATTCACCGTAAACGGTAATGACTTTGTAAATATAAAAACTTTTCAGGATTTCTATGATTTTATCATAGAACATCTCGACAAGCCAAATGACGGAATGGAAGGGTAAAACCAGAGGAGGAGTATTCGGATACCTTTTCTTTATCTTCCTGATAAAGAAAATCGGAATCACTGCTGCTTATGCATTTTTAAGCACTATCGTCTTATACTTTATCCCCTTTGCGCCAAAAGCTACCGGAAGTATCTGGTACTATTCCCGTAAGGTACTAAACAAAAGTAGACTATCTTCTATCGCGATGCTCTTCTGCAGCTATTACAGGTTTGGGCAAACGCTGATAGATAAAGTTGCTATCGGCAACGGGATGAAAGAAAAATATGATTTCCGCTTCGAAAACTATGAAAGTTTTCTAGACATACTGAATGCCGACACGGGAGCAATTATAATCGGGGCACATGTCGGCAATTGGGAAATGGGTACGCCGTTCTTTGATGAGTATGGTAAAAAAATCAACATCCTTTTATATGACGCTGAATATAAGAGGATAAAAGAATTACTTCAAAAAAATTCCGTCCCGGCCGGTTTTAAAGTAATTCCTGTAAACAATACCGATCTAAACCATGTATTCGCGATAAAAGAAGCCTTAGATAACAAAGAATATATTTGTTTTCAAGGTGATCGGTATATCAATGAAGAGAGACGACTGAAAGGTATATTCATGGGTAAAGAAACCAGCTTCCCGTCAGGGCCTTTTCTATTAGCGGCAAAGATGAAAGTCCCCGTAGTATTTTATTTTGCTATGCGCGAACCTAAGAAATCGTACCGGTTCCATTTCATCGTGGCAGCACCTGTTTCTAAAAATGAAAAAGCAAAGCCTGAACAACAATTACTTGACCAATACGTTCCGGCACTGGAAAATATTCTGAAAAAATATCCGGAACAGTGGTTCAACTACTACAATTTCTGGAACGAAAAATAAAGCATTACAATCCGACTAACATATAATCAATCATGAACTTGTTTCCTTCCTTACAAAAAAGATATTCCGAAGAGCAGTTTTCAGCGGCCGAAGCACAACGGATGGCGCAGGAAATAGCCTTTGGCCCTATTGTTTTTCAGGTATCACGGCTTATGCTCAAGTTTGGTATTTTCGAATTATTATCAGAGAGCCGGGAGGGGCTAACGCTGAATGAAATTTCGGAACATAAAAAGCTATCCCGTTATGCAGCACAAGTATTGCTGGAGGCTTCGCTTTCGATTGGCACTGTATTGGTAAAGAACGATAAATATATGCTGTCCAAGGTCGGATGGTTCTTATTGAACGATGAAATGGCACGTATCAATATGAACTTTAATCATGATGTAAACTATTCAGGGCTATTCAATCTGGAAGAAGCACTTCTGAATGGAGAACCTGAAGGACTGAAAGTTTTTGGCGAATGGCCGACAATATATGAAGGCCTGTCAAAGTTGCCTGAGAATGTACAAAAAAGCTGGTTCGATTTCGACCATTTCTATTCCGACAATTCTTTTACGCAAGCACTGCAAATAGTCTTTGCAAACAATCCCCGTACATTACTCGATGTGGGCGGTAATACAGGACGCTGGGCGATGAAATGCGTTGAATTCAACACGGATGTAAATGTAACCATTATGGATTTGCCCCAACAACTTGAATTAATGAAAAAACAAACGTACGGACAAACCGGCTCCGACCGCATATATGGACATGGCTGCAATTTGCTGGACAAAGATGTCCCTTTCCCTAAAGGCTTCGATGCTATATGGATGAGTCAGTTCCTCGATTGTTTTTCGGAAGAAGAAGCTACAAGTATTTTGACCCGCGCCGCGGCATCTATGGAAAAATCTTCGTTCCTTTACATTATGGAAACATTCTGGGACCGTCAGAAATTTGAAACAGCAGCTTATTGCCTCACTCTGACCAGCCTGTATTTTACGGCACTGGCAAACGGCAACAGCAAGATGTATCATTCGGATGATATGATACGCTGTGTAAAAGCAGCCGGACTGGAAGTTAACGAAATACACGACGGATTGGGATTGGGGCATAGCATTATGGTTTGCAAACGAATATGAGTAAGCTGGTAATAACAGAAGAAGGAGGTATATTGGACTTAATTCCGCAATGTCCGCCAATAGTGATGGTCGATAAGTTTTACGGAATTGAAGGTGACTGTTCATATACGGGACTGACAATCAGTCCCGGTAATATTTTCATTGAAAACAATTATTTCAAGGAACCCGGTATTATAGAACATATCGCGCAATCGGCCGCAGCACGTGTCGGATATATCTGTAGGCAAAATAATGTCGCCGTACCACTCGGCTTTATCGGATCTGTAGACAAGATGACAATTCACATCTTACCAAAGGTAGGTAATGAACTGCATACCGAGATAAAAATAATACAGGAAGTCGCCGAAATCACCCTGATAGGTGCGACAGTAAAAATCGGAGATAACCTTGTCGCCGAATGCCGTATGAAAATATTTTTGAAAAAGGAATGAAAAAACATAAATACAGAGCTAAAGAACCCGCACTAACAGACAGAACCACTATAAAAGTCCGTTTCAGTGAAGTAGATTCCATGCGTATTGTATGGCATGGCCAGTACATCAAGTATTTTGAGGATGGCCGGGAAACCTTTGGCAAACGGTATGGAATCGGTTATTGCGACATTTACGAAAACGGATACACTGCACCCATTGTCGACCTCACCTGCCAGTATAAGCAATCCTTATCATTCGGAGAAGAGGCTATTGTGGAAACAAACTATATAGCTTCAGACGCTGCGAAAATAATATTTGAATATACTGTTTATAAAAGTGATGGTGAGACAGTTGTCGCTACGGGCAGTACAGTTCAGGTATTCTTGAATTCTAACAATGAACTGGAGTGGACAAATCCCGATTTTTATCAGGAATGGAAGAAGAAATGGAATATCTGAATGACATATACATTACTGCCGATAACATTATCAGCTCTTTAGGATTTACGACTAAAGAAAATGTTTGTGCCATTAGCCTGAATAAATCAGGGATTATCTCTGTAGAAGCAGGAAAAATCTCCGATACCCCGATTCTTGCCGGGCTAATTAATTCGGATATACTGAACGAACTGACAGAAAAGTATAGCCTGCAAGAATTCAGCAAGGCAGAACAACTTGCCATATTATCAATTAAGGACTTATTGTTACAAAGAGATATAGAACTGAAAGAGTGCGGCTTCATTCTTTCCTCAACAAAAGGGAATGTAGACTTACTGCAACATCATACAGAGAACATTGACAGAAACGTTTTTCTCAGAGAAAGTGCGTCTAAAATTACAGGTTATTTCGGAATGGACGATAGGGCTATGGTTGTATCCAATGCCTGCATATCGGGGGTATCAGCTCTTATTATTGCCCGCCGCTTACTCCTGAATGGTGACTATAAGCATATAATCGTTACGGGGGTAGATGTCCTTTCTCATTTTATTACCAGTGGTTTCCGGTCGTTCCGTTCCCTGAGTGAAAACCTTTGCAGGCCTTACGATAGTGAAAGGGACGGGTTAAATATGGGAGAAGCCTGTGGAAGCATCCTTTTGTCCACAGAATCCGGAACGGATAATATAACTATCAGAGGCGGGGCAATAAGCAACGACGCCAATCATATATCAGGCCCTTCACGCACAGGTGACGGTCTGTACTATGCAATGAGGGATGCAATGGATGAAGCCGGAGTAACTGCCGATGACATCGACTGCATAAACCTGCACGGCACTGCAACGGTTTTCAACGATGAAATGGAGGCTAAAGCTGTTTATCTGGCTCAATTGGAAAAAGTTCCTGTCAATAGCCTAAAGTCGTATTTCGGGCATACATTAGGCGCATCGGGAATCATTGAAACAATTATTTGCGCACACCAATTAAAAGAGAATGTCATATACGGCACATTAGGTTATCAAACAAATGGTGTTTCGCAATCCCTGAATGTAAGTAATAATCACATCTGTGGAAAGACGATAAACACCTGTCTTAAAACAGCTTCCGGCTTTGGAGGTTGTAATGCCGCTGTTGTATTATCCAAAATACCTTCGCATAAGTCAATTGAGCAGGGAACATTTTTATTCAACAAAATAAAGAGCTGTACAATAGAGAATAGTTCTATAAAAGTAAATGATGAGGTCGTATTCAACTCCGCATCCGGTGATTTTGCCGTTTTCATCCGCGAAGCATTCAAAAATACAGGTGACAGCAACCAGAAGTTCTATAAGATGGATGACCTCTGCAAACTGGGATATATAGCAGCGCTACATTTACTCAATGGGATCACTTTTAATCCCGATGAAATGGGGATTATCTTATCCAATTACTCTTCGTCATCAGATACGGACGCGAAGCATCAGCGGATAATAGATGGAGGTGGAGACAATGCCGCCAGTCCGGCTGTATTCGTTTACACACTGCCCAACATTGTTGCAGGTGAAATATGTATCCGTCATAAAATACAGGGCGAAAATACCTTCTTTATCGAATATCCCGGTAATATGGAAAGACAGGAAGAATATGTAAAACTTGCCATGAACAGGAGTAAATTACAATTTTGCATCACAGGATGGTGCGAATATCTTGATAATAAATACAAAGCTGAATTCAGACTCATAAAGAAAGATAAAACATGGAAGAATTGATAGAAAAACTGAAAAAAGAACTGATACAGGAATTAAATCTTGAAGAAATGACTCCCGAAGATATAGATGCCGATGCCCCGTTATTCGGAGACGGTCTGGGCTTGGATTCCATCGACGCGCTCGAAATTATCCTTATCCTCGAACGTAATTACGGCATCAAGATCAAAAAGCCGGGAGAAGGAGAAGGTCGCGAAATATTCAGATCGGTAAGATCATTAGCCGAATTTATTTCTACACATCAGCAATAATGAAGATTTACATTACAGGAACAGGTATTGTATCAGGTATCGGCATAAATGCAGAAGAAAACCTGCATGCTATCCGGCACAAAAGTCATGGAATGGGCAAAGTCACTCTTTTCTCTACCAGCCTCAATGTTCCTGTAAGTGAAGTGAAATATACAAATCAGGAGCTGAAAGAATTATTGGCTCTACCTGCCTATAAGACATATTCCCGGACTGCTTTGCTTGGAATACTAGCGGCCAAGGAGGCCTTATCGGATTCAGATATAGACGTAAACGCCCAACGT
Protein-coding sequences here:
- a CDS encoding beta-ketoacyl-[acyl-carrier-protein] synthase family protein is translated as MRRVVITGMGIYSCIGKNLDEVKESLYHGKSGIGIDPERLDFGFLSPLTGIIERPDMKKLLDRKKRNFLAEQGEYAYVATLEAFRNAGIDDAFLEANEVGVLYGNDSSALPVIEAADIIRNKKNTVLVGSGSIFQSMNSTVTMNLSVIFKLRGINLTVSGACASGSHAIGLAYFLIKNGLQDCILCGGAQEVNPYSVGSFDGLGTFSKLTDEPTKASRPFDKNRDGLIPSGGAASLVVESYESAVRRGANILAEVIGYGFSSNGDHISTPNIDGPIRSLEMCLKDANVKPEEIGYINAHATSTPIGDMNEAKAISTVLGEHKPFVTSTKSMTGHEMWMAGASEAIYSILMMNNNFIAPNLNFEEADEASALLNIPNKRIDTSFDMFLSNSFGFGGTNSTLIIKKFKE
- a CDS encoding acyl carrier protein — encoded protein: MTNEEIIEKIRTTLAEEFEVDVETIQPDAPLIETLEMDSLDFVDMVVLIEQNFGFTVNGNDFVNIKTFQDFYDFIIEHLDKPNDGMEG
- a CDS encoding acyltransferase, which gives rise to MTEWKGKTRGGVFGYLFFIFLIKKIGITAAYAFLSTIVLYFIPFAPKATGSIWYYSRKVLNKSRLSSIAMLFCSYYRFGQTLIDKVAIGNGMKEKYDFRFENYESFLDILNADTGAIIIGAHVGNWEMGTPFFDEYGKKINILLYDAEYKRIKELLQKNSVPAGFKVIPVNNTDLNHVFAIKEALDNKEYICFQGDRYINEERRLKGIFMGKETSFPSGPFLLAAKMKVPVVFYFAMREPKKSYRFHFIVAAPVSKNEKAKPEQQLLDQYVPALENILKKYPEQWFNYYNFWNEK
- a CDS encoding class I SAM-dependent methyltransferase, which encodes MNLFPSLQKRYSEEQFSAAEAQRMAQEIAFGPIVFQVSRLMLKFGIFELLSESREGLTLNEISEHKKLSRYAAQVLLEASLSIGTVLVKNDKYMLSKVGWFLLNDEMARINMNFNHDVNYSGLFNLEEALLNGEPEGLKVFGEWPTIYEGLSKLPENVQKSWFDFDHFYSDNSFTQALQIVFANNPRTLLDVGGNTGRWAMKCVEFNTDVNVTIMDLPQQLELMKKQTYGQTGSDRIYGHGCNLLDKDVPFPKGFDAIWMSQFLDCFSEEEATSILTRAAASMEKSSFLYIMETFWDRQKFETAAYCLTLTSLYFTALANGNSKMYHSDDMIRCVKAAGLEVNEIHDGLGLGHSIMVCKRI
- a CDS encoding hydroxymyristoyl-ACP dehydratase, translating into MSKLVITEEGGILDLIPQCPPIVMVDKFYGIEGDCSYTGLTISPGNIFIENNYFKEPGIIEHIAQSAAARVGYICRQNNVAVPLGFIGSVDKMTIHILPKVGNELHTEIKIIQEVAEITLIGATVKIGDNLVAECRMKIFLKKE
- a CDS encoding acyl-CoA thioesterase — translated: MKKHKYRAKEPALTDRTTIKVRFSEVDSMRIVWHGQYIKYFEDGRETFGKRYGIGYCDIYENGYTAPIVDLTCQYKQSLSFGEEAIVETNYIASDAAKIIFEYTVYKSDGETVVATGSTVQVFLNSNNELEWTNPDFYQEWKKKWNI
- a CDS encoding beta-ketoacyl synthase N-terminal-like domain-containing protein — translated: MEYLNDIYITADNIISSLGFTTKENVCAISLNKSGIISVEAGKISDTPILAGLINSDILNELTEKYSLQEFSKAEQLAILSIKDLLLQRDIELKECGFILSSTKGNVDLLQHHTENIDRNVFLRESASKITGYFGMDDRAMVVSNACISGVSALIIARRLLLNGDYKHIIVTGVDVLSHFITSGFRSFRSLSENLCRPYDSERDGLNMGEACGSILLSTESGTDNITIRGGAISNDANHISGPSRTGDGLYYAMRDAMDEAGVTADDIDCINLHGTATVFNDEMEAKAVYLAQLEKVPVNSLKSYFGHTLGASGIIETIICAHQLKENVIYGTLGYQTNGVSQSLNVSNNHICGKTINTCLKTASGFGGCNAAVVLSKIPSHKSIEQGTFLFNKIKSCTIENSSIKVNDEVVFNSASGDFAVFIREAFKNTGDSNQKFYKMDDLCKLGYIAALHLLNGITFNPDEMGIILSNYSSSSDTDAKHQRIIDGGGDNAASPAVFVYTLPNIVAGEICIRHKIQGENTFFIEYPGNMERQEEYVKLAMNRSKLQFCITGWCEYLDNKYKAEFRLIKKDKTWKN